From Thermobifida halotolerans, a single genomic window includes:
- a CDS encoding relaxase domain-containing protein → MSRVTKLGSSPEAVNYRLSQTCGQDHARAQDVVIDYRLRGRGRHGIERVGRGWAEFGHLAGTTLDSAAEVEEVRQIMAGRHPGTGEVLVRPKVAVHPNARLAARLLIEAVHAVARQQHTTPAGLLAAAEAAAKRFARLERALLRRGETHRAPVSDLEQVAQASGIRLEQVYAEKELAFARGHAEQRIRVGNQGYDVTITRPRSIDVLRALAPDTVAERMDELFMESVRQAADVMEEWCGYALAGHHGDGRRARRVPTTGWAATITWHRTTRPIDGTPGDPHLHAHIMVPNLVKGADGRWRTVASGGRDLFRHVAAVSEYALALHRRKLSAEYGLRWEYHAATRQWEIAGVPAGLRRSQQVDAAVGAGASASARRAAGRRTAGAKIDTTPEQEQEFWYRRALASGWVPEHVVRSVLGYEPPPQRAGRRGATAAAARSRPGRRPGMGRRDRDGGRRQDRQPRPGAGTRGRGLP, encoded by the coding sequence GTGTCGCGGGTGACCAAGCTCGGCTCCTCTCCCGAAGCCGTCAACTACCGGCTGTCGCAGACGTGCGGGCAGGACCACGCCCGCGCCCAGGACGTGGTCATCGACTACCGGTTGCGCGGCAGAGGCCGGCACGGCATCGAGCGCGTTGGCCGCGGCTGGGCCGAGTTCGGCCACCTGGCGGGCACCACGCTGGACTCCGCCGCCGAGGTGGAGGAGGTCCGCCAGATCATGGCCGGACGCCACCCCGGTACCGGCGAGGTGCTGGTCAGACCGAAGGTGGCGGTGCATCCCAACGCCCGCCTGGCCGCCCGGCTCCTGATCGAGGCCGTCCATGCGGTCGCCCGCCAGCAGCACACCACGCCCGCGGGGCTGCTGGCCGCTGCAGAGGCTGCGGCCAAGCGATTCGCTCGCCTGGAACGCGCGCTGCTGCGCCGGGGCGAGACCCACCGCGCCCCCGTCAGCGACCTGGAGCAGGTGGCCCAGGCCTCCGGAATCCGCCTGGAGCAGGTGTATGCGGAAAAGGAGTTGGCCTTCGCCCGCGGACATGCCGAGCAGCGCATCCGGGTCGGCAACCAGGGCTATGACGTGACGATCACCCGTCCCCGTTCGATCGACGTGCTGCGCGCTTTGGCCCCTGACACGGTGGCTGAGCGGATGGACGAGTTGTTCATGGAGTCGGTGCGCCAGGCCGCGGACGTGATGGAGGAGTGGTGCGGCTACGCCCTGGCGGGCCACCACGGCGACGGCCGCCGGGCCCGCCGCGTGCCCACCACCGGGTGGGCCGCCACCATCACCTGGCACCGCACCACCCGTCCCATTGACGGCACGCCCGGAGATCCGCACCTGCACGCCCACATCATGGTGCCCAACCTCGTCAAGGGCGCCGACGGCAGGTGGCGCACCGTCGCCTCCGGGGGGCGGGATCTGTTCCGCCACGTCGCGGCGGTCAGCGAGTACGCGCTCGCGCTGCACCGACGCAAACTCAGCGCCGAGTACGGGCTGCGCTGGGAGTACCATGCCGCCACGCGCCAATGGGAGATCGCCGGAGTCCCCGCCGGGCTTCGCCGCTCCCAGCAGGTCGACGCCGCCGTCGGCGCCGGTGCCTCCGCGTCCGCGCGCCGGGCCGCAGGGCGACGCACCGCGGGGGCGAAGATCGACACTACTCCTGAGCAGGAGCAAGAGTTCTGGTATCGGCGTGCCCTGGCATCCGGGTGGGTGCCCGAGCACGTGGTGCGTTCCGTGTTGGGCTATGAGCCGCCCCCCCAGCGGGCTGGGCGGCGGGGCGCGACCGCCGCGGCAGCCCGATCCCGACCAGGTCGCCGCCCGGGTATGGGACGACGAGACCGGGATGGTGGCCGGAGACAAGACCGCCAGCCGCGCCCAGGTGCTGGCACGCGTGGCCGCGGCCTGCCCTGA